In Gossypium arboreum isolate Shixiya-1 chromosome 6, ASM2569848v2, whole genome shotgun sequence, the following are encoded in one genomic region:
- the LOC108485671 gene encoding homeobox protein SBH1-like, with translation MEGGSSSTSCMMAFGHNSNGLCPMTMMHHPMTSHLHPQHQHHHHHPNSGSSSLFLPQPPTNNQDQNHNSSSGSSMILDDQHNTTTSNNNNTGCYFMESNDGSSSVKAKIMAHPHYHRLLAAYVNCQKVGAPPEMVARLEEACASAATMGPTRTGCIGEDPALDQFMEAYCEMLTKYEQELTKPFKEAMLFLQRVECQFKALTVSSPNPACGEGVDRNALSEEDVDVNNNFIDPLAEDRELKGQLLRKYSGYLGSLKQEFMKKRKKGKLPKEARQQLLDWWSRHYKWPYPSESQKLALAESTGLDQKQINNWFINQRKRHWKPSEDMQFVVMDAAHPHYYMDNVLGNPFPMDLSPTLL, from the exons ATGGAAGGTGGTTCCAGTAGCACTTCTTGCATGATGGCTTTTGGACACAATAGTAATGGACTGTGTCCCATGACGATGATGCATCATCCCATGACTTCTCATCTTCATCCTCAacatcaacatcatcatcatcatcctaATTCTGGCTCAAGCTCCTTATTTCTTCCCCAACCTCCCACCAACAATCAAGATCAGAACCACAATAGCAGCAGTGGATCCTCTATGATTCTAGACGATCAACACAACACCACCACCAGCAACAACAACAATACCGGATGTTATTTCATGGAGAGCAACGATGGAAGCTCTTCTGTCAAGGCTAAGATTATGGCTCATCCTCACTACCACCGTCTCTTAGCTGCCTATGTTAATTGTCAAAAG GTAGGAGCGCCACCTGAAATGGTGGCTAGGTTAGAGGAAGCATGCGCATCTGCCGCCACTATGGGTCCTACTAGGACGGGGTGCATAGGCGAAGATCCTGCACTAGATCAGTTCATGGAAGCTTATTGTGAGATGCTGACTAAGTACGAGCAAGAACTCACTAAACCCTTCAAGGAAGCCATGCTTTTCCTCCAAAGGGTCGAGTGTCAGTTCAAAGCCCTCACCGTTTCCTCTCCAAATCCTG CTTGTGGAGAGGGTGTCGACAGGAATGCATTATCCGAGGAAGATGTTGATGTGAACAACAATTTCATTGATCCCCTTGCAGAAGATCGAGAACTTAAAGGTCAGCTTCTGCGGAAGTACAGTGGATATTTAGGCAGTCTGAAGCAGGAGTTTATGAAGAAGAGGAAGAAAGGGAAGTTGCCTAAGGAAGCCAGGCAACAGTTGCTGGATTGGTGGAGTCGACATTACAAATGGCCTTACCCGTCG GAGTCGCAAAAGCTCGCCTTGGCAGAGTCAACTGGTCTGGATCAGAAGCAGATAAACAACTGGTTCATTAATCAAAGGAAAAGGCACTGGAAACCATCTGAAGATATGCAGTTTGTGGTAATGGATGCTGCCCATCCACACTATTATATGGACAATGTTTTGGGCAATCCCTTCCCTATGGATCTCTCTCCAACGCTTCTCTAA